The DNA segment CTGGGAATCCCGGAGAGAGGTCCATAGCAAAGTGGGGATAGGGATGTTGGCGGGAGCGCTGTCAACCCCCTCTCGCCCCTCCGAGTGTGTCTAAACTCGCAGCGCGGTAGGATTGCGGATCCTCCCGTCTCCGCCTCTCAGGAGCTCAGTGGCCGCCTGGACAACTCGACACCCCCCCGGGCAATTCCTAGGCCGAAATCCCCCTCTTCGGCGCCTATTTCCAAGCTTCGCGCTTTCGAGAAGCTCCCCGGAGCTAGACTCTTGAGCTGGGGTCACACTGAACCCCCGCGCGCTCCTCGACGGCTACCTGGGAAACCAGtacccccctccaaaaaaaaaattaaagcgcCTGGCCCTGCGGCCGTCAAAGGAAGAACCCGCAGCGGGGTCTGCCGGGACGAGAAGCAATGAGGCTGCCGAATGTTTCCGAAGCGCTGGCCCGGACCGACCCCACAGAAAGGGGAGGAGTCTCCTGAGGCCTGGGAAGGACACTTGGGGACCTGCCTTGGATCCCTATGTTCGCCGACTCCGGTGAACCTCCTCTGGTGGGAGGCAAAGCTGTGCTCAGTGTTTCCGCGACCCAACTCCACGCGGCGCCCACTCGGAATCGCAGTGCGTAAAGGCCGGCCGCCAAGGCGCAGCGTGGTGGCTCTTCGCCCTTCTCAGTAGAAGACAAATGTTTCGACCAAGTCCCCATAGGGACGGGGGACTGCAGGCGCGCAGATTCTGAGAAATGAGATCACTCAGAAGACAACGGAAACTTATAACCGGGTCCAAGGCTGTACCTACTTGGAGGTTATGGTGTTTGCGTGCGCCCTCAGCCTAATCCTTCCCCAGGGCTGAGACATGAAATTAGGACATGAAATTAGTTTCAAATAATAGCATCTTTCAAGTTTCCATTTATTTCGACCGTACTCGTCTGAAAGCAGATTTCACTCTCCCTGGCAAGACTAAAAACCACAAACTAAGCAAAAGATCCATTGAATCTCAGTATCTCAATAGTGTTCAATAGATTCTCTAGGCTTAATTGAGAACCCGTTTGAATTCGCTGCATTCAGGAAGGATTtcgctttggtttggtttttttttgcgCGCCCCCCCCCGTCTTCTTTACAATTATGcgtgttgttatttttaaaggattcacAAGGTGACTAACTCGCTGTTATCTGTTGAATGAAAGCAGTGTTACACATGCAAGACCAAATACCCTGCAGTCAGTTGGGGACAGCGTGCGGAGCCCCCGCCCTATTATTCCACAATCCAGATGGGACTCgtgattagaaaataaaattggccaAAGCTGTCCCGGAATCCCTCTCCTACTTCTAATTTCATCAACAGTATTAATCAGCGCTCAAAAGAGCAAGGAAATAACATCGGTTACTTTTAGattgaaacatatttataaattttagataaaCTCATTTTAggatttctaactttttaaggaTTAGCATTCACCGCAGTTAGCATTTTTAAAACGAGGGTGAgagctttcaaaatatattccattatatgtattcTTCTCTTTTTAGTCTGAGTTAAAATAAGATCACAAACATAAAATCATCAAATATCTTTCCTTTTGGTTAACCCTTTGATTACGCCTAACAATTGTCCCCATTACAACTTATTGCTCATgtggattcttaaaaaaaaaaaaattaaaaaatctgcttAATTTCCCTGCCAGGGTATTTTCAGAgggaaaatccaaaaataaataaataccttcagTGGCATTACGCATAAGCAAAACTCAGCATAATCTATATAGGTGCACAgagctttacaaaaaaaaaaaatgtccgtTTCCTTCTCTCACAATAAAGTGAGTGACATTTTCCTCACAACATAATGACATTTTCTGCGGCTTTGCTATTCGATCCCTAGTGGTGGGTGATCAGGCCCACTACGAACTCTTGGGGTTCTGCCCCGGTCCCCCAGAGATTCTGCCTTTTGTGTTTCCTTGGGGCTGGGCTGGAAAGAGGTTGAAGGCAAAGGGCCCGATCTGGGTCCAAACGGGGCTGCCCGGGTGGTGGGTAGGGGGTTGTGAGTGTGCGGATCTTCGCTGTTGTCTTTTCCTGGTGGCAAGGGGGGAGGCAGCTTGTCCTCTCCGAGGCCGCAGACTGCCTCTGAGGACAGattgcccccacctccccccggCCGGCAGCACGCGTCTCTTTTGCGTCCAGATTGGCCGCGACCGGCGCTCAATAGCGGGAGGTTAATTTCCTTCACAAAGGTGAAGGGGGCACGGCTCGGGGGGGCCCCCCCGCGCCCAGACAGGCGGCCCCTTTATTCCGCTGCGCCTTGATTGGAGCCCTTGATTTAGCATCTGATGTCAGCCGGCAGACAAAATGCCCGCTCCGAATGAAAATGCATGAGGCGGCGCAAGGAGAGCGGAAACCAACTTCAGTGGGGCGCACGCGGCCGACCGCGCGTTTCGGCCTTTGGCCAACTCCTTCCGAATCAACCCAGCCCCGCGCCTCGCGGAGGCTCAGAgtggcctgggctgggctcctCTAAAGATGCCAATCCTTGAGCTTcggagaacttaaaaaaaaaaaaaaaaagttcagaaattcAAGTTCCTTTTGGAACCCAGCCTaacttgcccccctcccccgccgcgcCCCGCCCCAGGGCTGCGCCTGCTGGCGATTGAAAAAGTGCGGTGCCAACTGTTTCTAAAACTAGAGATAAAACCCAGACGCACGCGGGCGCACGAAGGCCGTGGACGCAAACATCGCCCCCGGCAGCAGCCAGAAGGCCAGATCCTCTACCCAAGTTTGGAACCCCAGGGTCCCATTTTCGCTTGAGTCCTGGGTCCCGAGGCCCACCCGGCCGACACTCTCGGTCGCCTGGGCTTTGCCGCTATTTTCGATTTTTGATAATTTCCCAAACACCAGGCGGAGTCCCTGCGCCTCCCCGACCCCTCTCCCGCCCCAGCAGCCCCACTCAGATCTCCCCCGCGCCTGCTGCTGCCCACAGCCGCCCCTACCCAATCAGCGCGCACAACTTCCCCCTCCGCTCAGGCTCTCGGATTGAACCCTCCTGACATATTTGGGGCCATTCTTCTCCTTTGTTGCTATTTTGCTCGCGACCCGCGGGTAATCCCCGCGCGGGAGGGGGGCGTGCATTGTCGTGCTGATGGACGGGCCCATTTGGCGGCTCCGCGCCCCCCGGAGGAGAGACACAAAGCCCAGGCACGTGCGCCTCCCCATAGAGGAGCAGCAGACCGTGAAGGGNNNNNNNNNNNNNNNNNNNNNNNNNNNNNNNNNNNNNNNNNNNNNNNNNNNNNNNNNNNNNNNNNNNNNNNNNNNNNNNNNNNNNNNNNNNNNNNNNNNNNNNNNNNNNNNNNNNNNNNNNNNNNNNNNNNNNNNNNNNNNNNNNNNNNNNNNNNNNNNNNNNNNNNNNNNNNNNNNNNNNNNNNNNNNNNNNNNNNNNNNNNNNNNNNNNNNNNNNNNNNNNNNNNNNNNNNNNNNNNNNNNNNNNNNNNNNNNNNNNNNNNNNNNNNNNNNNNNNNNNNNNNNNNNNNNNNNNNNNNNNNNNNNNNNNNNNNNNNNNNNNNNNNNNNNNNNNNNNNNNNNNNNNNNNNNNNNNNNNNNNNNNNNNNNNNNNNNNNNNNNNNNNNNNNNNNNNNNNNNNNNNNNNNNNNNNNNNNNNNNNNNNNNNNNNNNNNNNNNNNNNNNNNNNNNNNNNNNNNNNNNNNNNNNNNNNNNNNNNNNNNNNNNNNNNNNNNNNNNNNNNNNNNNNNNNNNNNNNNNNNNNNNNNNNNNNNNNNNNNNNNNNNNNNNNNNNNNNNNNNNNNNNNNNNNNNNNNNNNNNNNNNNNNNNNNNNNNNNNNNNNNNNNNNNNNNNNNNNNNNNNNNNNNNNNNNNNNNNNNNNNNNNNNNNNNNNNNNNNNNNNNNNNNNNNNNNNNNNNNNNNNNNNNNNNNNNNNNNNNNNNNNNNNNNNNNNNNNNNNNNNNNNNNNNNNNNNNNNNNNNNNNNNNNNNNNNNNNNNNNNNNNNNNNNNNNNNNNNNNNNNNNNNNNNNNNNNNNNNNNNNNNNNNNNNNNNNNNNNNNNNNNNNNNNNNNNNNNNNNNNNNNNNNNNNNNNNNNNNNNNNNNNNNNNNNNNNNNNNNNNNNNNNCGTCGCCGAGCCGCCCGCCAAGGTAGCCAGGGCCCCGGGCGCCAAGAAGCCCAAAGCCATCCGCAAGCTGCACTTCGAGGACGAGGTGACCACGTCGCCTGTGCTGGGGCTCAAGATCAAGGAGGGCCCGGTGGAAGCGCcgcggggccgggcggggggcgCGGCGCGGCCGCTGGGCGAGTTCATCTGTCAGCTCTGCAAGGAGGAGTACGCCGACCCTTTCGCGCTGGCTCAGCACAAGTGCTCGCGCATTGTGCGCGTGGAGTACCGCTGCCCCGAGTGCGCCAAGGTCTTCAGCTGCCCCGCCAACCTGGCCTCGCACCGGCGCTGGCACAAACCGCGGCCTGCGCCCGCCGCCGCCCGCGTGTCGGAGCCTGAAACCGCTGCCAGGGCTGAGGCGCGGGAGGCGACAGGCGGCGGCAGCGACCGCGACACGCCGAGCCCTGGCGGCGTGTCCGAGTCGGGCTCCGAGGACGGGCTCTACGAGTGCCACCACTGCGCCAAGAAGTTCCGCCGCCAGGCCTATCTGCGCAAGCACCTGCTGGCGCACCACCAGGCGCTGCAGGCCAAGGGTGCGCCTCCCGCACCTCCGGCTGAGGACCTACTGGCCTTGTACCCTGGGCCCGAGGAGAAGGCGCCCCAGGAGGCGGCCGGCGACGGCGAGGCGGCCGGCGTGCTGGGCCTGAGCGCGTCCGCCGAGTGCCACCTGTGCCCGGTGTGCGGGGAGACGTTCCCCAGCAAGGGCGCCCAGGAGCGCCACCTGCGCCTGCTGCACGCCGCCCAGGTGTTCCCCTGCAAGTACTGCCCGGCCACCTTCTACAGCTCGCCTGGTCTCACGCGGCACATCAACAAGTGCCACCCGTCCGAGAACAGACAGGTGATCCTCCTGCAGGTGCCCGTGCGTCCGGCCTGCTAGAGCGCGCCCTCCACCACGCCCCCGCCCCGAACTGTGCCTTCTCTTGGAGACCCACGAGGAGAGCGCGCCCTGCGCGCCCACCCCCGGTGAAAGTGTTGTCTCCGCTTCTCTCGGTGTGGCGTGACGGTAACCCTGATCCTCTCGTTGTGACTCCttttgccccccccaccccttttgcGTTGTGTCCCCTTTCCCTCCTTGGCGCAACAGGAGCCAATCTCTTTCTGTACAAGAGAGAAAAGCTGTACGCGTTTGTCTCGTGGTTGGAAGCTTCCCCTTGGAGCGGAGACCTGTTTTTCTTGCTAGTATTCGCTGTGTTCATGGTCTAGAAATGCGGTTTGCTCTCGCCTACCAATCTCTGCTCTCTATGTATGTAGCGGTACGGGTTGTTTTGGGTGAATCTTGAGGAATTAATGCCTTTATATTTCACAGGCTGTAAATTGAACTTCCCACACGATTAGCTTTATTATGGCTTGTGAACTGCTGGAGTCTGGCTTTACCTTTTTGTATGTGAACaaatcaaattgcttaaaaaagagttttctttAGTATAGCCACAAATGCCTTGAACTGTTGTCTGTTTGGGAttgtttttggggggagggaagggaatttTCAGAAAATGCTGTAGAAACTGCCTCAATACTTCACATAAGACTCTTTAGTTTGACCATGTTTGTTGAGGTAGGACTATATGAGTTCTCTCTAAATGTATATGTTGATTTATGAGtaattgttatttattctttatttatttatattaattatgaaGATTATGATATTATTTGAttgcagatctttttttttgtaCGCTTCCCCCCCCTTGCCACTCTTGACATTTCACTGTGCATTTTAGAAGAGAGCCTTTTTCTAAAGGGATCTGTTAAAAGTTTTAACTTTTATACCTATCTGAGCGAATTACAGACAACCTACCATTTTATTCTGCTTGGAGGGCCCCTGAAGCCCTCGTACAACCGACAGCTCTTACTTTTAAATGCAATCTCTTTTctacatacattattttcttaattgttagCTATTTATAGAAAGCTTCAATAGAACTGTTTCAACTGTATAACTATTtactattcaaataaaaatattttcaaagtcaaagtaaaatgaatttatttctgcaTCATGCGGCTTCCATAAggatttaaaatgatttcttaaatgtctggtttttattaaagaaaaaaaaatcccaccaccCTCACTTGGATCATGAGTTTTAGAGCCGAGCCTGAACCTCCGGGGTCTGCTCTTCCGGCACTTCAAGGATGTCTCCTCAGAAACAGCCAGCTGGAGCTGAGGGCATGTCAGGGACCCTCAGACAGGCAGAAATGCACTGGAAGGTGGGGTTAGATGAAAGCCATGGAGATTTTTTCAGGGAAATCTACATAAATGCCCACAAGAATCCCTTTGAATAGGGGATGTAGAGACACTGCTTTAACTTAGCAGGTCCTTCATTTCCCGACAATTTGGGGCTCGGTATAACAGTAATTCCTCACACAAATAAGGTGGGAACTTTGGGGTCCTTAAGtatgaatgagaaaaaagtagaaatgatttCATGGTCAGATTTCCAAAGTAAGGGAAACAAACCAGATCACATGTGGATACAACAGAAGTTAAACAACTGGATTTGGGGTAAGGGctcaaaaacaatttttcaatCAGGTGAGCAATCTGCTTTTGGGGGGGGAAATGGAACACCATCTGTTTGGGGTATTAAATTTAATAACAGGTCATTACACTGTTTTCCGTTATGTGTCACTCAGCTCTTTGAAGAACAATTCTGACGCTCACCAGTTAATATTTCAAgttgt comes from the Ailuropoda melanoleuca isolate Jingjing chromosome 13, ASM200744v2, whole genome shotgun sequence genome and includes:
- the INSM1 gene encoding insulinoma-associated protein 1, with product VAEPPAKVARAPGAKKPKAIRKLHFEDEVTTSPVLGLKIKEGPVEAPRGRAGGAARPLGEFICQLCKEEYADPFALAQHKCSRIVRVEYRCPECAKVFSCPANLASHRRWHKPRPAPAAARVSEPETAARAEAREATGGGSDRDTPSPGGVSESGSEDGLYECHHCAKKFRRQAYLRKHLLAHHQALQAKGAPPAPPAEDLLALYPGPEEKAPQEAAGDGEAAGVLGLSASAECHLCPVCGETFPSKGAQERHLRLLHAAQVFPCKYCPATFYSSPGLTRHINKCHPSENRQVILLQVPVRPAC